One window of Quercus robur chromosome 12, dhQueRobu3.1, whole genome shotgun sequence genomic DNA carries:
- the LOC126709207 gene encoding protein NRT1/ PTR FAMILY 7.3-like isoform X2 — protein MACLELSKGAKFKEDQDACTLDGTVDMHGRPAIRTKSGRWVAGIIILLNQGLATLAFFGVGVNLVLFLTRVVGENNADAANSVSKWTGTVYIFSLIGALLSDSYWGRYKTCAIFQVIFVIGLVSLSLSSYLFLLMPRGCGDELTPCGAHSSMEMGLFYLSIYLVALGNGGYQPNIVSFGADQFDEENPKEGLSKVSFFSYFYLALNLGELFSNTILVYFEDEGIWALGFWVSAGSAFAALVLFLVGTPRYRHFKPSGNPLSRFSQVIVAAVKKWRVEVPSNAKDLYTVAGNDQSSTNGNRRILHTHGFKFLDKAAFISSRDFVDQNQCIRNPWRLCPITQVEEVKCILRLLPIWLCTIIYSVVFTQMASLFVEQGAVMKTTISNFRIPPASMSSFDILSVALFIFLYRRILDPLVGRIKKSDSKGLTELQRMGIGLVIAVMAMVSAGIVECYRLKYAIKDCKTCDGSSSLSIFWQIPQYAFIGASEVFMYVGQLEFFNAQTPDGLKSFGSALCMTSISLGNYVSSLLVSIVMKISTEDHMPGWIPGNLNKGHLDRFFFLLAALTTVDLVVYIGSAKWYKCIKLEGKFEEADEEDDIKV, from the exons ATGGCTTGCTTGGAGTTGAGTAAGGGG GCTAAGTTCAAAGAAGATCAAGACGCATGCACTCTTGATGGAACTGTTGACATGCATGGTCGCCCTGCAATCAGAACAAAATCTGGACGATGGGTTGCTGGAATTATCATACTTT TGAACCAAGGTCTGGCTACACTAGCCTTTTTTGGAGTCGGAGTGAACCTGGTGTTGTTCCTGACAAGGGTTGTCGGTGAAAACAATGCCGATGCTGCTAACAGTGTGAGCAAATGGACTGGGACAGTTTACATCTTTTCTCTGATTGGTGCTTTACTTAGTGATTCCTACTGGGGAAGATACAAAACTTGTGCCATATTTCAGGTCATCTTTGTCATA GGTTTGGTATCACTATCTTTATCATCATACCTTTTCTTGCTCATGCCTAGAGGTTGTGGGGATGAATTAACTCCATGTGGTGCCCATTCTAGCATGGAGATGGGGTTATTCTACCTTTCTATCTATCTTGTTGCCCTAGGAAATGGAGGGTATCAACCTAACATCGTCTCATTTGGGGCTGATCAGTTCGATGAAGAAAACCCCAAGGAGGGACTTTCAAAAGTTTCCTTTTTTAGCTACTTCTACTTAGCTCTAAACCTTGGGGAGCTTTTCTCCAACACCATACTGGTCTACTTTGAGGATGAAGGGATATGGGCtttgggattttgggtttcAGCTGGGTCTGCATTTGCAGCACTGGTCTTGTTTCTTGTTGGGACCCCAAGGTACAGGCACTTCAAGCCGAGTGGCAACCCTCTTTCAAGGTTTTCCCAGGTCATAGTTGCCGCGGTGAAGAAATGGAGAGTCGAGGTGCCATCAAATGCAAAGGATTTGTATACTGTGGCTGGAAATGATCAGTCTTCCACAAATGGTAATAGGAGAATACTTCACACCCATGGATTCAA GTTCTTGGATAAGGCTGCATTTATCTCATCAAGGGATTTTGTTGACCAAAACCAATGTATTCGCAACCCATGGCGCCTCTGCCCAATTACCCAAGTGGAAGAAGTTAAATGCATTCTGAGACTACTTCCAATTTGGCTCTGCACCATAATATACTCAGTAGTCTTCACACAAATGGCCTCCCTCTTTGTGGAGCAAGGTGCTGTAATGAAAACTACTATCTCAAACTTCCGAATCCCACCTGCAAGCATGTCTAGCTTTGACATACTCAGTGTGGCactttttatcttcctttaccGGCGAATTCTTGACCCATTAGTGGGTAGAATTAAGAAATCAGATTCCAAGGGGCTTACTGAGCTGCAGAGAATGGGAATTGGCCTTGTTATAGCAGTGATGGCAATGGTTTCAGCTGGAATAGTGGAGTGCTATAGACTAAAGTATGCAATAAAAGATTGCAAAACATGTGATGGGTCAAGCTCCTTAAGCATCTTTTGGCAAATTCCTCAGTATGCATTCATAGGAGCTTCTGAAGTTTTTATGTACGTGGGTCAATTGGAGTTCTTCAACGCACAGACACCAGATGGGTTAAAGAGCTTTGGAAGTGCACTTTGCATGACATCTATCTCGCTTGGGAACTATGTGAGCAGTTTGCTTGTAAGCATTGTTATGAAGATATCAACTGAGGATCACATGCCAGGATGGATCCCAGGAAATCTCAACAAAGGTCACCTAGACAggtttttcttccttttagcAGCCTTGACAACAGTAGATTTGGTTGTCTATATTGGCTCTGCTAAGTGGTACAAGTGTATCAAGTTGGAAGGGAAATTTGAAGAGGCAGATGAGGAAGATGACATTAAAGTTTGA
- the LOC126709207 gene encoding protein NRT1/ PTR FAMILY 7.3-like isoform X1, whose protein sequence is MACLELSKGNLQAKFKEDQDACTLDGTVDMHGRPAIRTKSGRWVAGIIILLNQGLATLAFFGVGVNLVLFLTRVVGENNADAANSVSKWTGTVYIFSLIGALLSDSYWGRYKTCAIFQVIFVIGLVSLSLSSYLFLLMPRGCGDELTPCGAHSSMEMGLFYLSIYLVALGNGGYQPNIVSFGADQFDEENPKEGLSKVSFFSYFYLALNLGELFSNTILVYFEDEGIWALGFWVSAGSAFAALVLFLVGTPRYRHFKPSGNPLSRFSQVIVAAVKKWRVEVPSNAKDLYTVAGNDQSSTNGNRRILHTHGFKFLDKAAFISSRDFVDQNQCIRNPWRLCPITQVEEVKCILRLLPIWLCTIIYSVVFTQMASLFVEQGAVMKTTISNFRIPPASMSSFDILSVALFIFLYRRILDPLVGRIKKSDSKGLTELQRMGIGLVIAVMAMVSAGIVECYRLKYAIKDCKTCDGSSSLSIFWQIPQYAFIGASEVFMYVGQLEFFNAQTPDGLKSFGSALCMTSISLGNYVSSLLVSIVMKISTEDHMPGWIPGNLNKGHLDRFFFLLAALTTVDLVVYIGSAKWYKCIKLEGKFEEADEEDDIKV, encoded by the exons ATGGCTTGCTTGGAGTTGAGTAAGGGG AACTTGCAGGCTAAGTTCAAAGAAGATCAAGACGCATGCACTCTTGATGGAACTGTTGACATGCATGGTCGCCCTGCAATCAGAACAAAATCTGGACGATGGGTTGCTGGAATTATCATACTTT TGAACCAAGGTCTGGCTACACTAGCCTTTTTTGGAGTCGGAGTGAACCTGGTGTTGTTCCTGACAAGGGTTGTCGGTGAAAACAATGCCGATGCTGCTAACAGTGTGAGCAAATGGACTGGGACAGTTTACATCTTTTCTCTGATTGGTGCTTTACTTAGTGATTCCTACTGGGGAAGATACAAAACTTGTGCCATATTTCAGGTCATCTTTGTCATA GGTTTGGTATCACTATCTTTATCATCATACCTTTTCTTGCTCATGCCTAGAGGTTGTGGGGATGAATTAACTCCATGTGGTGCCCATTCTAGCATGGAGATGGGGTTATTCTACCTTTCTATCTATCTTGTTGCCCTAGGAAATGGAGGGTATCAACCTAACATCGTCTCATTTGGGGCTGATCAGTTCGATGAAGAAAACCCCAAGGAGGGACTTTCAAAAGTTTCCTTTTTTAGCTACTTCTACTTAGCTCTAAACCTTGGGGAGCTTTTCTCCAACACCATACTGGTCTACTTTGAGGATGAAGGGATATGGGCtttgggattttgggtttcAGCTGGGTCTGCATTTGCAGCACTGGTCTTGTTTCTTGTTGGGACCCCAAGGTACAGGCACTTCAAGCCGAGTGGCAACCCTCTTTCAAGGTTTTCCCAGGTCATAGTTGCCGCGGTGAAGAAATGGAGAGTCGAGGTGCCATCAAATGCAAAGGATTTGTATACTGTGGCTGGAAATGATCAGTCTTCCACAAATGGTAATAGGAGAATACTTCACACCCATGGATTCAA GTTCTTGGATAAGGCTGCATTTATCTCATCAAGGGATTTTGTTGACCAAAACCAATGTATTCGCAACCCATGGCGCCTCTGCCCAATTACCCAAGTGGAAGAAGTTAAATGCATTCTGAGACTACTTCCAATTTGGCTCTGCACCATAATATACTCAGTAGTCTTCACACAAATGGCCTCCCTCTTTGTGGAGCAAGGTGCTGTAATGAAAACTACTATCTCAAACTTCCGAATCCCACCTGCAAGCATGTCTAGCTTTGACATACTCAGTGTGGCactttttatcttcctttaccGGCGAATTCTTGACCCATTAGTGGGTAGAATTAAGAAATCAGATTCCAAGGGGCTTACTGAGCTGCAGAGAATGGGAATTGGCCTTGTTATAGCAGTGATGGCAATGGTTTCAGCTGGAATAGTGGAGTGCTATAGACTAAAGTATGCAATAAAAGATTGCAAAACATGTGATGGGTCAAGCTCCTTAAGCATCTTTTGGCAAATTCCTCAGTATGCATTCATAGGAGCTTCTGAAGTTTTTATGTACGTGGGTCAATTGGAGTTCTTCAACGCACAGACACCAGATGGGTTAAAGAGCTTTGGAAGTGCACTTTGCATGACATCTATCTCGCTTGGGAACTATGTGAGCAGTTTGCTTGTAAGCATTGTTATGAAGATATCAACTGAGGATCACATGCCAGGATGGATCCCAGGAAATCTCAACAAAGGTCACCTAGACAggtttttcttccttttagcAGCCTTGACAACAGTAGATTTGGTTGTCTATATTGGCTCTGCTAAGTGGTACAAGTGTATCAAGTTGGAAGGGAAATTTGAAGAGGCAGATGAGGAAGATGACATTAAAGTTTGA